In one window of Helianthus annuus cultivar XRQ/B chromosome 17, HanXRQr2.0-SUNRISE, whole genome shotgun sequence DNA:
- the LOC110925676 gene encoding histone H3.v1-like, whose product MEGGGSSKRGGGSKKRGGGSGTKKIRPKVRANLGEPDRFRLQDEPDQVPLFQTQQYPPFQTQQYPPFQSQTYHNQPFVPPFQPHQFQSQTYQTQPHALDPLLEDNTLLHHFAKAWHEPREPQQSVDEDEEEEEEEEEEAEEEEEEEEQNVEVQEIVPIGRQPWTSEEEVSLTKAYLHISESRKHGNEQRKEAFWRRVISHFMKLPGARVRNMDKMTSKWSDLNRKMSRFNACFIQKSRNPQSGASEATIMQQATEMYCTTYHKRTFPHVAAWQVARHHPKWVPVELVDTHGPTAPKNRGGSKRTKTSDSGNYTTSASDNLPQMNLNDEPLDEPLDEPVEEDTPTRPRRRRGGDSSSKGKEAVAESIFRIEEEKMTQYKMAEQRKETMMTLKVEREQAYKEHLKTIERQNDLKILCEKHAHLDEPFKSIVIEQKRAICAKWGWEMPSV is encoded by the exons ATGGAAGGTGGCggttcaagcaagagaggtgGTGGATCGAAAAAAAGAGGTGGCGGTTCGGGTACGAAGAAAATAAGGCCCAAGGTTCGAGCGAATCTTGGTGAGCCCGATCGATTTAGGTTGCAAGACGAACCCGACCAAGTCCCActctttcaaacccaacaatacccaccctttcaaacccaacaatatccaccctttcaatcgcaaacgtaccataaccaaccgttcgttccaccgtttcaacctcaccaatttcaatcgcaaacgtatcaaacccaaccccacgcactcgacccactactagaagacaacaccctcCTTCATCATTTTGCAAAAGCGTGGCATGAACCACGTGAACCACAACAAAGTGTTGACGAggacgaggaagaggaagaggaagaggaagaagaagcggaggaagaggaagaggaagaagaacaaaATGTTGAGGTTCAAGAAATCGTTCCAATCGGCCGACAACCTTGGACGAGCGAGGAGGAGGTCTCGTTGACGAAGGCGTATTTGCACATCTCGGAGAGTAGGAAACACGGGAACGAGCAACGAAAGGAAGCGTTTTGGAGACGGGTTATTAGTCATTTTATGAAACTTCCCGGTGCAAGGGTCCGAAACATGGACAAAATGACGTCGAAGTGGTCGGATTTGAACCGAAAAATGAGCCGGTTCAacgcttgtttcattcaaaag agCCGAAACCCACAAAGTGGAGCGAGCGAGGCGACGATCATGCAACAAGCCACCGAAATGTATTGCACAACGTACCATAAGAGAACTTTTCCACACGTTGCGGCATGGCAAGTTGCGAGACATCACCCGAAGTGGGTCCCCGTTGAGTTGGTTGACACGCATGGTCCTACGGCTCCAAAAAATCGAGGCGGTTCGAAAAGAACAAAGACATCCGATTCGGGGAACTACACGACTTccgcgtcggataacttgccccaAATGAACTTAAACGACGAGCCTCTAGACGAACCCCTTGACGAGCCCGTTGAGGAAGATACACCCACAAGGCCACGACGCAGACGAGGTGGTGATTCGTCAAGCAAAGGGAAGGAGGCGGTGGCGGAGTCGATCTTTAGAATCGAAGAGGAGAAAATGACCCAATACAAGATGGCCgaacaaagaaaagaaacaatGATGACCCTAAAAGTTGAACGGGAGCAGGCGTACAAGGAACACTTGAAAACGATCgaaagacaaaatgatttaaaaatcttgtgtgaAAAACACGCCCATCTCGACGAACCGTTCAAGTCAATTGTCATCGAACAAAAGCGCGCGATTTGCGCAAAGTGGGGTTGGGAGATGCCATcggtttag